From a single Raphanus sativus cultivar WK10039 chromosome 3, ASM80110v3, whole genome shotgun sequence genomic region:
- the LOC108844888 gene encoding 50S ribosomal protein 6, chloroplastic, translating into MSVSAIFGTGIATVASSPALRQFQVPKLGNGGGVGGGMGMVIECSSRPQKKSTAHHRKTRPKKTQPWDIKRKPTVYAPLPPLPPDWSPLALSSDDGGATAAASAGDLVSGGAAA; encoded by the coding sequence ATGTCTGTGTCAGCGATCTTTGGCACCGGAATCGCCACCGTCGCTTCATCCCCGGCTCTCCGTCAGTTTCAAGTTCCGAAACTGGGAAACGGAGGAGGAGTCGGAGGAGGAATGGGGATGGTGATAGAGTGTTCGTCGAGGCCGCAGAAGAAATCGACGGCTCATCACAGGAAGACGAGGCCGAAGAAGACGCAGCCTTGGGACATTAAGAGGAAGCCCACCGTTTACGCTCCTCTCCCTCCTCTCCCTCCGGATTGGTCTCCTCTCGCTCTTTCTTCCGACGACGGTGGTGCCACCGCCGCCGCCTCCGCCGGAGATTTGGTTTCAGGCGGTGCCGCCGCCTAG
- the LOC130509493 gene encoding disease resistance-like protein CSA1, protein MVEKEEIASFAQRKCQLLPSALKLCNKDLVPEILFSTCFPGSEIPSWFCHEAIGSKVQFESPQHWNYNKLSGIALCAVVSFQSCQEQTRTGQEHTNYLSAKFTCKGMTGEEPCTEVIWKVGSWSEQDAIGSDHVFIGYTNCVHLVKHLEDKHSTQCAPVMAFLEFSVNDEKTSGEARFEVLRSGLSFVFEPDENRNPFLQDANSVACPMDSDISCEVTSITDSCLTDQSNGVVNHQKANGRPIEALTFTTLQQI, encoded by the exons ATGGTCGAAAAGGAGGAGATAGCATCTTTTGCTCAAAGGAAGTGTCAGCTACTACCAAGTGCACTTAAACTCTGCAATAAG GATCTTGTACCGGAGATTTTGTTCAGCACTTGCTTTCCTGGATCTGAAATACCTTCATGGTTTTGTCACGAAGCTATTGGATCTAAGGTGCAGTTCGAATCTCCCCAGCATTGGAACTACAATAAGCTCTCTGGGATAGCCCTGTGTGCCGTGGTCTCATTCCAAAGCTGCCAGGAACAAACAAGAACAGGACAAGAGCACACCAACTACTTGTCAGCGAAATTTACTTGTAAAGGCATGACAGGAGAGGAGCCTTGCACCGAAGTTATTTGGAAAGTTGGAAGCTGGAGTGAGCAGGACGCAATCGGGTCAGATCATGTTTTTATTGGCTACACCAACTGCGTGCACCTCGTAAAACATCTTGAAGACAAGCATTCTACCCAATGTGCTCCTGTTATGGCGTTCCTAGAGTTCAGCGTGAACGATGAAAAAACTAGTGGGGAAGCTAGGTTTGAGGTGTTGAGATCCGGTCTCAGTTTTGTGTTTGAACCTGATGAGAACAGAAATCCATTCCTGCAGGATGCAAACTCTGTTGCATGTCCAATGGATAGCGACATCTCATGTGAAGTAACATCCATTACCGATTCTTGTCTCACGGATCAATCCAACGGTGTGGTGAATCACCAAAAGGCGAATGGCAGACCAATTGAAGCTCTTACTTTCACTACACTTCAGCAGATTTAG
- the LOC108847888 gene encoding uncharacterized protein LOC108847888, with amino-acid sequence MSVTAGVSEAALATRAKLRGGIGQTKVKRYWPGKAPEWADEPEEDEDVRMQKVDAFDRKHHDDSGVARKDDPRLRRLAQTRVENREEVRADHRRVRQAEIVSTEEEELRNNQEEEEEDEDALEERRRRIREKNLKRAKEEADLLPVEEEDEVEEEDEDEEEESEYETDSEDDMHGGIAMIKPVFVPKAERDTVAERERLEAEELALEEMAKRKLEMRKIETKQIVVEEVRKDEEIRKNMLLQEANIGDVETDDEINEAEEYEVWKTREIARIKRERDAKEAMLREREEVEKLRNMTEQERREWERKNPKPSSTQPKKKWNFMQKYYHKGAFFQADPDDEAGSVGTDGIFQRDFSAPTGEDRLDKSILPKVMQVKHFGRSGRTKWTHLVNEDTTDWSNPWTSNDPLREKYNKKMAGMNAPIEKPKGSKKMKDWEK; translated from the exons ATGTCGGTCACAGCGGGAGTTAGCGAAGCTGCACTTGCTACACGTGCTAAGCTACGAGGTGGGATTGGACAGACCAAAGTGAAAAGATACTGGCCCGGTAAAGCTCCCGAGTGGGCCGACGAACCGGAGGAAGATGAGGACGTTAGGATGCAAAAGGTCGACGCTTTTGATCGAAAGCATCATGATGATTCAGGTGTTGCTAGAAAGGACGATCCGAGACTACGTCGTTTAGCTCAGACGAGAGTCGAGAACCGTGAAGAAGTCAGAGCTGATCATAGACGAGTAAGACAGGCTGAGATTGTATCTACCGAAGAGGAAGAGCTGAGGAATAatcaagaggaggaggaagaagatgaggatGCGTTggaagagaggaggaggaggattcGAGAGAAGAATCTCAAGAGAGCTAAAGAGGAGGCTGACTTGCTTCCCgtggaggaagaagacgagGTGGAAGAGGAGGACGAGGATGAGGAAGAGGAGTCTGAGTACGAGACTGATTCTGAGGATGATATGCATGGTGGTATTGCAATGATCAAGCCTGTTTTTGTTCCTAAAGCCGAGAGAGATACGGTTGCAGAGCGTGAGCGGCTTGAAGCTGAAGAGCTTGCTCTGGAGGAGATGGCTAAGAGGAAACTCGAGATGAGGAAGATTGAGACGAAGCAGATAGTGGTTGAGGAAGTGAGGAAAGACGAGGAGATACGCAAGAACATGCTACTGCAAGAAGCGAATATCGGAGATGTTGAAACCGATGACGAGATCAACGAGGCTGAGGAGTACGAGGTTTGGAAGACGAGGGAGATCGCTAGGATCAAGAGGGAAAGGGACGCGAAGGAAGCTATGCTGAGAGAGAGGGAGGAGGTAGAGAAGCTGAGGAACATGACGGAGCAGGAGAGGAGAGAGTGGGAGAGGAAGAATCCTAAACCTTCTTCGACTCAACCGAAGAAGAAGTGGAATTTCATGCAGAAGTACTATCACAAGGGTGCTTTCTTCCAGGCGGATCCTGACGACGAGGCGGGATCCGTTGGGACCGATGGGATATTTCAGCGTGACTTCTCTGCTCCGACGGGTGAAGATAGGTTGGACAAATCGATCTTGCCTAAAGTTATGCAAGTTAAGCACTTTGGTCGCAGTGGAAGGACTAAATGGACTCACCTTGTTAATGAGGATACAACAGATTGGAGCAACCC GTGGACTTCGAATGATCCTTTACGGGAGAAATACAACAAGAAAATGGCAGGCATGAATGCTCCTATTGAGAAACCGAAGGGGAGCAAGAAGATGAAAGATTGGGAGAAATAA